A stretch of the Musa acuminata AAA Group cultivar baxijiao chromosome BXJ2-7, Cavendish_Baxijiao_AAA, whole genome shotgun sequence genome encodes the following:
- the LOC135616072 gene encoding squamosa promoter-binding-like protein 10 isoform X2, whose protein sequence is MTNRFSSAGAFVPSMTSFAGMEGSSRKHYTWNWETNSHNLQNHAFFPCTPFLDSPPPLVPTNSFHFFSPPPPEYPIGLVKMDDGGSGCGRIGLNLGHRTYFSSGDALAMDRLLARSSGMHSLSSHQPRCQAEGCKTDLSGAKHYHRRHKVCELHSKATVVVVGGLQQRFCQQCSRFHVLAEFDKAKRSCRKRLADHNRRRRKPQLPPTTITSPSKNTTTDASEKSKQAQKTTGNNDTTCPTSLSNKVEGQQCQNRGNLLRNAPALSLGGVAAEGSTGSQQPFVKVAEKKVSHQRQQSSPSSSPSPFNNTYLHHPHLFSSGSHEPSQISLFHLGQALFEVDYM, encoded by the exons ATGACGAACAGATTTAGCTCTGCCGGAGCCTTCGTCCCTTCCATGACGTCCTTTGCTGGGATGGAGGGCAGCAGCCGAAAGCACTATacttggaattgggagaccaactcCCACAACCTCCAAAACCATGCATTCTTCCCTTGCACGCCCTTCCTGGATTCCCCGCCTCCTCTCGTCCCCACGAACAgcttccacttcttctcgccGCCGCCGCCAGAGTACCCGATAGGACTTGTCAAGATGGACGACGGTGGCAGCGGCTGCGGCCGAATCGGGCTAAATCTAGGCCACAGGACCTACTTCTCGTCCGGTGATGCACTTGCAATGGACCGGCTCTTGGCGAGGTCGAGCGGGATGCACTCGTTGAGCAGCCATCAGCCGCGGTGCCAGGCCGAGGGGTGCAAGACTGATCTCTCAGGGGCGAAACACTACCATCGCCGCCACAAAGTGTGCGAGCTCCACTCCAAGgccaccgtcgtcgtcgtcgggggGTTGCAGCAGCGCTTCTGCCAGCAGTGCAGCAG GTTCCATGTATTGGCGGAGTTCGACAAGGCCAAGAGAAGCTGCAGGAAGCGGCTGGCAGACCACAACCGCCGGCGGAGGAAGCCTCAACTCCCACCAACAACCATCACATCACCCTCCAAGAATACCACCACCGACGCCTCTGAGAAGTCCAAACAAGCCCAAAAGACCACCGGAAACAATG ACACCACTTGTCCCACAAGTCTAAGCAACAAGGTTGAGGGACAGCAGTGTCAGAACAGAGGCAATCTGCTGAGGAATGCACCGGCTTTATCTCTCGGAGGTGTTGCAGCAGAAGGAAGTACGGGGTCTCAACAGCCTTTCGTTAAAGTGGCTGAGAAGAAGGTCTCACATCAGCGGCAGCAgtcttccccctcctcctccccttcacCATTCAACAATACCTACTTGCACCACCCCCACCTCTTCAGCTCAGGCTCCCATGAGCCCTCCCAGATCAGCCTCTTCCACCTTGGGCAGGCATTGTTTGAGGTGGATTACATGTGA
- the LOC135616071 gene encoding homeobox-leucine zipper protein HAT14-like, whose product MFQPSAFTVHNKSPLPLLISSAAEAPPPNMEGEECDTSLTLSVGGACAGGLVSTQFHALFPFHHHHHHQQQEEEEEEEEEEDCSRKTIIAGGTRKKLRLSQEQQALLEDSFREHTFLAPKLKQELASRLNIQQRQVEVWFQNRKARNKLKQTEAELATLKKYRERLNEENRRLKREVEELRSTTRLGSPEPMATTLTICPACLRKTSCRAQPQRQGGTNGVST is encoded by the exons ATGTTCCAACCTTCAGCTTTTACTGTCCACAATAAATCTCCTCTTCCCCTTCTCATCTCTTCCGCGGCAGAAGCCCCCCCACCCAACATGGAGGGAGAGGAATGTGACACCAGTCTCACCCTCTCCGTAGGTGGAGCTTGTGCTGGTGGCCTGGTTTCCACTCAATTCCATGCCTTGTTCcctttccaccaccaccaccaccaccagcagcaggaagaagaagaagaagaagaagaagaagaagactgtaGCAGGAAGACCATCATAGCAGGTGGCACGAGGAAGAAGCTAAGGCTCAGCCAGGAACAGCAAGCATTGCTGGAAGACAGCTTCAGAGAGCACACCTTTCTTGCTCCG AAACTGAAGCAGGAGTTGGCCAGCCGGCTAAACATACAGCAACGGCAAGTGGAGGTCTGGTTCCAGAACAGGAAAGCGAG GAACAAGTTGAAGCAGACGGAGGCGGAGCTGGCGACCCTCAAGAAGTACCGTGAGAGGCTGAACGAGGAGAACCGGAGACTGAAGAGGGAGGTGGAGGAGCTGCGGAGCACGACAAGGCTCGGATCGCCGGAGCCGATGGCGACCACGCTGACCATCTGCCCGGCCTGCTTGAGGAAGACCAGCTGCCGAGCGCAACCCCAACGCCAAGGAGGGACGAACGGAGTCTCCACGTAG
- the LOC135616703 gene encoding glutaredoxin-C8-like has translation MAAAGRHLGMTAVAVLAVAASLFGLSDASAAKKVAFVKKTVSSHDIVIFSKSYCPYCRKAKAVFKELKKEPYVVELDQREDGYEIQDALSEMVGRRTVPQVFIQGKHLGGSDDTVEAYESGKLLTLIGIDSKDDL, from the exons ATGGCGGCGGCCGGGCGGCATCTGGGAATGACAGCGGTGGCCGTGCTCGCGGTGGCGGCCTCTCTCTTCGGCCTATCGGACGCCTCCGCCGCCAAGAAGGTGGCTTTCGTCAAGAAGACCGTGTCCTCCCACGATATCGTCATCTTCTCCAAGTCCTACTGTCC GTACTGCAGAAAAGCTAAAGCTGTTTTCAAGGAACTAAAGAAGGAACCTTATGTTGTGGAGTTGGATCAGAGAG AGGACGGATATGAAATTCAAGATGCCTTGTCTGAGATGGTTGGGAGGCGTACAGTGCCTCAAGTGTTTATCCAGGGAAAGCACTTGGGTGGCTCAGATG ATACTGTTGAAGCATATGAAAGCGGAAAGCTTCTGACACTTATTGGTATTGACTCAAAAGATGATCTTTAA
- the LOC103991092 gene encoding early nodulin-like protein 18, with product MVDHGAASNRCRIIPALADCGLVVRPDGLHWGLHLLRWRKGWLVFRYKKGEDSVLVVSKQDYDACDVSKPIQKLDGGDSVFKFDRSGPFYFISGTPGNCQRGQKLVVVVVMAVRHCPPISSPPSLPLSPPPVSSPAPPPPPFPEPIIQPNTILNGPLAFRDVCCS from the exons ATGGTAGACCACGGCGCCGCCTCGAATCGCTGCCGCATCATCCCCGCCCTGGCCGACTGCGGCCTCGTCGTCCGCCCTGATGGACTCCACTGGGGCTTACATCTTCTACGCTGGAGGAAGGGATGGCTGG TGTTCAGGTACAAGAAGGGGGAGGACTCTGTTCTGGTGGTGAGCAAGCAGGATTATGATGCATGCGACGTGAGCAAACCGATCCAGAAGCTCGACGGAGGCGATTCCGTGTTCAAGTTCGATCGGTCGGGGCCGTTCTACTTCATCAGCGGCACGCCTGGGAACTGCCAACGAGGGCAgaagctggtggtggtggtggtcatgGCTGTGAGGCACTGTCCGCCgatctcttctcctccttccctccCTCTGTCGCCGCCTCCTGTTTCTTCCCCTGCGCCGCCCCCACCCCCATTTCCGGAACCCATCATCCAACCCAACACCATCCTTAATGGTCCCTTAGCGTTTAGAGATGTATGCTGCAGTTGA
- the LOC103990589 gene encoding uncharacterized protein LOC103990589 isoform X1, translating to MAGTRSEFDLGASAAPPFGIREYAFADAGNLEHCAKYLNQTLVTFGFPASLDLFAADPVSIARTCNCIHSLLQQRQRDIEFRDASNEQRQRLQSDISRLEAKVERLEAQLAAKDRELATLTRTEAKKTASLKAQIDKLQQERDEYQKMVIGNQQVRTQQIHEMKKKEKEYIKLQERLNQVLMEKKKESRSGMEIMNLLQKEGRQRGTWNGKKADNDFYKMIVDAYEVKKQELMAENSDLRALLRSMQMDMRDFLNAPSGLSQQTSTVNERQDADSPQSPLGGRTDVFDLPFHMARDQIEESLRTKMASIKSRMVQLQDAQKGAELTCEATERELELEAQLVEARSIIQEQASIMSKHLAKNDKPRRLSSHFDAEREVTHSTSAEEV from the exons ATGGCAGGGACTCGGTCCGAGTTCGATCTCGGG GCATCTGCGGCGCCCCCATTCGGGATCCG GGAGTACGCCTTCGCCGATGCGGGAAACCTGGAGCATTGCGCCAAGTACCTTAACCAGACGCTGGTGACCTTTGGATTCCCCGCGTCCCTTGATCTCTTTGCTGCGGATCCC GTCTCGATTGCAAGGACCTGCAACTGTATTCATTCTCTGCTACAACAGAGGCAGCGGGACATCGAGTTCAGGGATGCCTCCAATGAGCAGAGACAAAG ACTGCAATCTGATATTTCAAGATTAGAGGCAAAAGTTGAGAGGCTTGAGGCACAATTAGCTGCAAAAGATCGAGAGCTTGCTACTTTAACACGAACG gAGGCTAAAAAAACAGCAAGTTTGAAGGCTCAGATTGACAAGCTGCAGCAGGAACGAGATGAATACCAAAAAATGGTCATTGGAAATCAG CAAGTGCGCACACAACAAATACATGAaatgaagaagaaggaaaaggaatACATAAAGCTGCAG GAGAGACTGAACCAAGTGCTGATGGAGAAAAAGAAGGAATCTCGGTCAGGAATGGAGATTATGAACCTTTTGCAG AAAGAAGGGCGTCAACGTGGGACATGGAATGGAAAGAAGGCTGACAACGATTTCTATAAGATGata GTTGATGCATATGAGGTGAAGAAGCAAGAGCTGATGGCAGAGAATTCTGATCTGCGGGCTTTGTTACGTTCTATGCAG ATGGATATGCGTGACTTTCTAAATGCTCCAAGTGGTCTATCACAACAAACCTCTACTGTGAATGAAAGACAGGATGCTGACTCTCCGCAATCCCCTTTGGGTGGCAGAACG GATGTCTTTGATCTACCTTTTCACATGGCCAGAGATCAGATAGAAGAGAGTTTGCGTACCAAGATGGCTTCAATAAAG TCAAGGATGGTACAGTTGCAAGATgcacaaaaaggagcggaattgaccTGTGAAGCAACTGAAAGGGAACTTGAGCTTGAGGCTCAACTTGTTGAAGCTAGAAGCATTATTCAAGAGCAG GCTTCAATAATGTCAAAACATTTAGCAAAAAATGACAAGCCAAG gAGATTGAGCAGCCATTTTGATGCCGAGAGGGAGGTGACCCATTCAACATCTGCTGAG GAAGTCTAA
- the LOC103990589 gene encoding uncharacterized protein LOC103990589 isoform X2 — translation MAGTRSEFDLGASAAPPFGIREYAFADAGNLEHCAKYLNQTLVTFGFPASLDLFAADPVSIARTCNCIHSLLQQRQRDIEFRDASNEQRQRLQSDISRLEAKVERLEAQLAAKDRELATLTRTEAKKTASLKAQIDKLQQERDEYQKMVIGNQQVRTQQIHEMKKKEKEYIKLQERLNQVLMEKKKESRSGMEIMNLLQKEGRQRGTWNGKKADNDFYKMIVDAYEVKKQELMAENSDLRALLRSMQMDMRDFLNAPSGLSQQTSTVNERQDADSPQSPLGGRTDVFDLPFHMARDQIEESLRTKMASIKSRMVQLQDAQKGAELTCEATERELELEAQLVEARSIIQEQASIMSKHLAKNDKPRRLSSHFDAEREVTHSTSAEL, via the exons ATGGCAGGGACTCGGTCCGAGTTCGATCTCGGG GCATCTGCGGCGCCCCCATTCGGGATCCG GGAGTACGCCTTCGCCGATGCGGGAAACCTGGAGCATTGCGCCAAGTACCTTAACCAGACGCTGGTGACCTTTGGATTCCCCGCGTCCCTTGATCTCTTTGCTGCGGATCCC GTCTCGATTGCAAGGACCTGCAACTGTATTCATTCTCTGCTACAACAGAGGCAGCGGGACATCGAGTTCAGGGATGCCTCCAATGAGCAGAGACAAAG ACTGCAATCTGATATTTCAAGATTAGAGGCAAAAGTTGAGAGGCTTGAGGCACAATTAGCTGCAAAAGATCGAGAGCTTGCTACTTTAACACGAACG gAGGCTAAAAAAACAGCAAGTTTGAAGGCTCAGATTGACAAGCTGCAGCAGGAACGAGATGAATACCAAAAAATGGTCATTGGAAATCAG CAAGTGCGCACACAACAAATACATGAaatgaagaagaaggaaaaggaatACATAAAGCTGCAG GAGAGACTGAACCAAGTGCTGATGGAGAAAAAGAAGGAATCTCGGTCAGGAATGGAGATTATGAACCTTTTGCAG AAAGAAGGGCGTCAACGTGGGACATGGAATGGAAAGAAGGCTGACAACGATTTCTATAAGATGata GTTGATGCATATGAGGTGAAGAAGCAAGAGCTGATGGCAGAGAATTCTGATCTGCGGGCTTTGTTACGTTCTATGCAG ATGGATATGCGTGACTTTCTAAATGCTCCAAGTGGTCTATCACAACAAACCTCTACTGTGAATGAAAGACAGGATGCTGACTCTCCGCAATCCCCTTTGGGTGGCAGAACG GATGTCTTTGATCTACCTTTTCACATGGCCAGAGATCAGATAGAAGAGAGTTTGCGTACCAAGATGGCTTCAATAAAG TCAAGGATGGTACAGTTGCAAGATgcacaaaaaggagcggaattgaccTGTGAAGCAACTGAAAGGGAACTTGAGCTTGAGGCTCAACTTGTTGAAGCTAGAAGCATTATTCAAGAGCAG GCTTCAATAATGTCAAAACATTTAGCAAAAAATGACAAGCCAAG gAGATTGAGCAGCCATTTTGATGCCGAGAGGGAGGTGACCCATTCAACATCTGCTGAG TTGTGA
- the LOC135616072 gene encoding squamosa promoter-binding-like protein 10 isoform X1 — protein MTNRFSSAGAFVPSMTSFAGMEGSSRKHYTWNWETNSHNLQNHAFFPCTPFLDSPPPLVPTNSFHFFSPPPPEYPIGLVKMDDGGSGCGRIGLNLGHRTYFSSGDALAMDRLLARSSGMHSLSSHQPRCQAEGCKTDLSGAKHYHRRHKVCELHSKATVVVVGGLQQRFCQQCSRFHVLAEFDKAKRSCRKRLADHNRRRRKPQLPPTTITSPSKNTTTDASEKSKQAQKTTGNNADTTCPTSLSNKVEGQQCQNRGNLLRNAPALSLGGVAAEGSTGSQQPFVKVAEKKVSHQRQQSSPSSSPSPFNNTYLHHPHLFSSGSHEPSQISLFHLGQALFEVDYM, from the exons ATGACGAACAGATTTAGCTCTGCCGGAGCCTTCGTCCCTTCCATGACGTCCTTTGCTGGGATGGAGGGCAGCAGCCGAAAGCACTATacttggaattgggagaccaactcCCACAACCTCCAAAACCATGCATTCTTCCCTTGCACGCCCTTCCTGGATTCCCCGCCTCCTCTCGTCCCCACGAACAgcttccacttcttctcgccGCCGCCGCCAGAGTACCCGATAGGACTTGTCAAGATGGACGACGGTGGCAGCGGCTGCGGCCGAATCGGGCTAAATCTAGGCCACAGGACCTACTTCTCGTCCGGTGATGCACTTGCAATGGACCGGCTCTTGGCGAGGTCGAGCGGGATGCACTCGTTGAGCAGCCATCAGCCGCGGTGCCAGGCCGAGGGGTGCAAGACTGATCTCTCAGGGGCGAAACACTACCATCGCCGCCACAAAGTGTGCGAGCTCCACTCCAAGgccaccgtcgtcgtcgtcgggggGTTGCAGCAGCGCTTCTGCCAGCAGTGCAGCAG GTTCCATGTATTGGCGGAGTTCGACAAGGCCAAGAGAAGCTGCAGGAAGCGGCTGGCAGACCACAACCGCCGGCGGAGGAAGCCTCAACTCCCACCAACAACCATCACATCACCCTCCAAGAATACCACCACCGACGCCTCTGAGAAGTCCAAACAAGCCCAAAAGACCACCGGAAACAATG CAGACACCACTTGTCCCACAAGTCTAAGCAACAAGGTTGAGGGACAGCAGTGTCAGAACAGAGGCAATCTGCTGAGGAATGCACCGGCTTTATCTCTCGGAGGTGTTGCAGCAGAAGGAAGTACGGGGTCTCAACAGCCTTTCGTTAAAGTGGCTGAGAAGAAGGTCTCACATCAGCGGCAGCAgtcttccccctcctcctccccttcacCATTCAACAATACCTACTTGCACCACCCCCACCTCTTCAGCTCAGGCTCCCATGAGCCCTCCCAGATCAGCCTCTTCCACCTTGGGCAGGCATTGTTTGAGGTGGATTACATGTGA